The Pangasianodon hypophthalmus isolate fPanHyp1 chromosome 2, fPanHyp1.pri, whole genome shotgun sequence genome window below encodes:
- the adam23a gene encoding disintegrin and metalloproteinase domain-containing protein 23 isoform X1 yields MRLIFHPSLLASVLIALLPSFSSASLVSVENEVVDERGSATLWQDATTAPETKSNGNATSRQDKEVAITYPSRLVYYVNEEAESAYHDLDTRARNQATEGQTIHLAQASFQLDAFGSTFTLDLALNNDLLSSNYVEIHYEKDKPVFSKGGEHCYYHGKVRGKEASHVALSTCNGLHGMFDDGVFVYLIAPLNQTQPPGTGPRPHTLHRTSSLRMGRDPADLASEDQGEDEEEEEQILSDMPWLRRRRKRAVPQKVFDEIKYLEIMIVSDHNTFKRHKSKKHTRNFAKSVVNLVDAIFKEQLNTRVVLVAVEIWTDRDRIPLSVKPLDMLKDFSKYRQQNIGVNADAVHLFTNVTFHYGRSSMAYIGGVCSIGRGVGVNEFGSTWTMAASLSQSLAQNLGIQWDPVSRRKECGCMDSWVGCIMEDTGVQHPRRFSKCSITDFKNFLLKGGASCLFNRPNKLFEATECGNGYVEVGEECDCGTRMECYKDCCKKCSLSNGAHCSDGPCCNSTCLFLPRGYGCRYSVNDCDISESCSGDSGQCPPNLHKQDGYPCQLNQGRCYGGECKTRDSQCKYIWGAKAGGSEKHCYEKLNTEGTEKGNCGKDGEKWIPCSKHDVFCGYLLCTNIGRNPRIGTLKGDITPTTFNHQGRLVDCSGGRVLLDDDTDLGYVEDGTPCGPSMMCLERKCVPISSLNLTACPSGPNGRVCSTHGVCNNEATCTCDATWAGTDCSMHDPPKEPPAVEDEGPKETSKKDGTTPTPVPYKGPETSALPGFPWDSESELPAGLYPLLLLTAS; encoded by the exons ATGCGTCTGATATTCCATCCGAGTCTGCTCGCTAGCGTCTTAATTGCACTGCTGCCTTCGTTTTCCTCCGCTTCCCTGG TTTCCGTGGAGAATGAGGTTGTCGATGAGAGAGGGTCTGCGACACTGTGGCAAGATGCGACGACAGCACCGGAGACTAAGAGCAATGGGAACGCTACAAGCAGACAGGACAAGGAGGTGGCCATCACGTACCCCTCACGCTTGGTCTACTACGTGAATGAGGAAGCGGAGAGCGCATACCATGACTTGGACACTCGCGCACGAAACCAGGCCACTGAAGGCCAG ACCATCCACTTGGCACAGGCAAGCTTCCAGCTGGATGCCTTTGGTTCTACTTTTACTCTGGATCTTGCGCTAAACAA tgatctGCTGTCCTCCAATTATGTTGAGATCCACTATGAAAAAGACAAACCAGTTTTCTCAAAG GGAGGTGAGCACTGCTACTACCATGGTAAAGTGAGAGGGAAAGAGGCCTCTCATGTGGCTCTGTCTACTTGCAACGGGCTCCA TGGAATGTTTGATGATGGAGTGTTTGTCTACCTCATCGCGCCCCTGAACCAGACTCAACCTCCG GGCACGGGGCCGAGGCCCCACACCTTGCATCGGACATCGTCACTCCGTATGGGCCGCGACCCTGCTGATTTAG CTTCTGAGGACCAGggggaggatgaggaggaggaagaacagATCTTGTCCGACATGCCTTGGCTCAGGCGGCGCAGGAAACGAGCG GTACCACAGAAGGTGTTCGATGAGATCAAGTACCTGGAGATCATGATAGTCAGCGACCACAACACG TTTAAGAGacataaaagcaaaaagcaTACGAGGAACTTTGCCAAATCAGTGGTGAACCTTGTAGACGCT ATATTTAAGGAACAGCTTAACACGCGTGTGGTGTTGGTTGCCGTTGAGATCTGGACAGATAGGGACAGGATTCCTCTCAGTGTCAAGCCTCTGGACATGCTGAAAGATTTCTCCAAGTACCGGCAGCAGAACATCGGCGTCAACGCAGATGCTGTTCACCTGTTCAC GAATGTCACATTTCATTACGGCCGCAGCAGCATGGCCTACATCGGAGGAGTATGTTCTATCGGAAGAGGAGTAGGGGTTAACGAG TTTGGCAGCACATGGACGATGGCTGCCTCTCTCTCCCAGAGCCTGGCACAGAATCTGGGCATCCAGTGGGACCCTGTTAGCAGGAGAA AGGAGTGCGGTTGCATGGATTCCTGGGTGGGATGCATAATGGAGGATActgg AGTGCAGCATCCTCGCAGGTTCTCAAAATGCAGTATCACAGACTTTAAGAACTTCCTGCTCAAGGGAGGAGCTTCCTGTCTTTTCAACAGACCCAACAAG CTCTTTGAGGCTACAGAATGTGGCAATGGGTATGTAGAGGTGGGAGAGGAGTGTGACTGTGGAACCAGGATG GAGTGCTATAAAGACTGCTGTAAGAAGTGCTCTCTGTCTAATGGTGCTCACTGCAGTGATGGGCCGTGCTGCAACAGCACCTGTCTG TTCCTTCCACGGGGCTATGGCTGCCGCTACTCTGTGAATGACTGTGATATTTCAGAGTCTTGTTCAGGAGATTCAGGACAG TGTCCTCCCAACCTACACAAGCAGGACGGGTACCCCTGTCAGCTCAACCAG GGCCGCTGTTATGGGGGTGAATGCAAGACCAGAGACAGCCAGTGCAAATACATCTGGGGTGCAA aggCAGGAGGCTCAGAGAAGCACTGCTATGAAAAGCTGAACACTGAGGGGACGGAGAAAGGAAATTGtgggaaagatggagagaagtGGATCCcctgcagtaaaca TGATGTGTTCTGTGGGTACCTGCTATGCACCAACATTGGTAGAAACCCCAGGATTGGGACACTGAAAGGCGACATCACCCCCACCACTTTCAACCATCAGGGACGACTGGTAGACTGCAG TGGTGGCCGTGTACTCTTGGATGATGACACTGATTTGGGTTACGTGGAGGACGGGACACCATGTGGCCCCTCCATGATGTGCCTTGAGAGGAAGTGTGTGCCTATCTCCTCCCTCAACCTTACAGCCTGTCCTTCCGGACCCAACGGACGCGTGTGCTCTACACATGGA GTGTGCAATAATGAAGCCACATGCACCTGCGACGCCACCTGGGCTGGGACAGACTGCAGCATGCACGACCCGCCGAAAGAACCACCCGCCGTTGAAGACGAGGGTCCCAAGG AAACGTCAAAAAAAGACGGTACGACCCCAACGCCAGTGCCATATAAAGGACCGGAGACTTCAGCCTTGCCTGGTTTCCCTTGGGATTCTGAAAGTGAGCTACCTGCTGGACTGTACCCTCTCCTGCTGCTAACAGCCAGTTAG
- the adam23a gene encoding disintegrin and metalloproteinase domain-containing protein 23 isoform X4: MRLIFHPSLLASVLIALLPSFSSASLVSVENEVVDERGSATLWQDATTAPETKSNGNATSRQDKEVAITYPSRLVYYVNEEAESAYHDLDTRARNQATEGQTIHLAQASFQLDAFGSTFTLDLALNNDLLSSNYVEIHYEKDKPVFSKGGEHCYYHGKVRGKEASHVALSTCNGLHGMFDDGVFVYLIAPLNQTQPPGTGPRPHTLHRTSSLRMGRDPADLASEDQGEDEEEEEQILSDMPWLRRRRKRAVPQKVFDEIKYLEIMIVSDHNTFKRHKSKKHTRNFAKSVVNLVDAIFKEQLNTRVVLVAVEIWTDRDRIPLSVKPLDMLKDFSKYRQQNIGVNADAVHLFTNVTFHYGRSSMAYIGGVCSIGRGVGVNEFGSTWTMAASLSQSLAQNLGIQWDPVSRRKECGCMDSWVGCIMEDTGVQHPRRFSKCSITDFKNFLLKGGASCLFNRPNKLFEATECGNGYVEVGEECDCGTRMECYKDCCKKCSLSNGAHCSDGPCCNSTCLFLPRGYGCRYSVNDCDISESCSGDSGQCPPNLHKQDGYPCQLNQGRCYGGECKTRDSQCKYIWGAKAGGSEKHCYEKLNTEGTEKGNCGKDGEKWIPCSKHDVFCGYLLCTNIGRNPRIGTLKGDITPTTFNHQGRLVDCSGGRVLLDDDTDLGYVEDGTPCGPSMMCLERKCVPISSLNLTACPSGPNGRVCSTHGVCNNEATCTCDATWAGTDCSMHDPPKEPPAVEDEGPKGPSATNLIIGSIAGAILMAAIVLGGTGWGFKVKV; encoded by the exons ATGCGTCTGATATTCCATCCGAGTCTGCTCGCTAGCGTCTTAATTGCACTGCTGCCTTCGTTTTCCTCCGCTTCCCTGG TTTCCGTGGAGAATGAGGTTGTCGATGAGAGAGGGTCTGCGACACTGTGGCAAGATGCGACGACAGCACCGGAGACTAAGAGCAATGGGAACGCTACAAGCAGACAGGACAAGGAGGTGGCCATCACGTACCCCTCACGCTTGGTCTACTACGTGAATGAGGAAGCGGAGAGCGCATACCATGACTTGGACACTCGCGCACGAAACCAGGCCACTGAAGGCCAG ACCATCCACTTGGCACAGGCAAGCTTCCAGCTGGATGCCTTTGGTTCTACTTTTACTCTGGATCTTGCGCTAAACAA tgatctGCTGTCCTCCAATTATGTTGAGATCCACTATGAAAAAGACAAACCAGTTTTCTCAAAG GGAGGTGAGCACTGCTACTACCATGGTAAAGTGAGAGGGAAAGAGGCCTCTCATGTGGCTCTGTCTACTTGCAACGGGCTCCA TGGAATGTTTGATGATGGAGTGTTTGTCTACCTCATCGCGCCCCTGAACCAGACTCAACCTCCG GGCACGGGGCCGAGGCCCCACACCTTGCATCGGACATCGTCACTCCGTATGGGCCGCGACCCTGCTGATTTAG CTTCTGAGGACCAGggggaggatgaggaggaggaagaacagATCTTGTCCGACATGCCTTGGCTCAGGCGGCGCAGGAAACGAGCG GTACCACAGAAGGTGTTCGATGAGATCAAGTACCTGGAGATCATGATAGTCAGCGACCACAACACG TTTAAGAGacataaaagcaaaaagcaTACGAGGAACTTTGCCAAATCAGTGGTGAACCTTGTAGACGCT ATATTTAAGGAACAGCTTAACACGCGTGTGGTGTTGGTTGCCGTTGAGATCTGGACAGATAGGGACAGGATTCCTCTCAGTGTCAAGCCTCTGGACATGCTGAAAGATTTCTCCAAGTACCGGCAGCAGAACATCGGCGTCAACGCAGATGCTGTTCACCTGTTCAC GAATGTCACATTTCATTACGGCCGCAGCAGCATGGCCTACATCGGAGGAGTATGTTCTATCGGAAGAGGAGTAGGGGTTAACGAG TTTGGCAGCACATGGACGATGGCTGCCTCTCTCTCCCAGAGCCTGGCACAGAATCTGGGCATCCAGTGGGACCCTGTTAGCAGGAGAA AGGAGTGCGGTTGCATGGATTCCTGGGTGGGATGCATAATGGAGGATActgg AGTGCAGCATCCTCGCAGGTTCTCAAAATGCAGTATCACAGACTTTAAGAACTTCCTGCTCAAGGGAGGAGCTTCCTGTCTTTTCAACAGACCCAACAAG CTCTTTGAGGCTACAGAATGTGGCAATGGGTATGTAGAGGTGGGAGAGGAGTGTGACTGTGGAACCAGGATG GAGTGCTATAAAGACTGCTGTAAGAAGTGCTCTCTGTCTAATGGTGCTCACTGCAGTGATGGGCCGTGCTGCAACAGCACCTGTCTG TTCCTTCCACGGGGCTATGGCTGCCGCTACTCTGTGAATGACTGTGATATTTCAGAGTCTTGTTCAGGAGATTCAGGACAG TGTCCTCCCAACCTACACAAGCAGGACGGGTACCCCTGTCAGCTCAACCAG GGCCGCTGTTATGGGGGTGAATGCAAGACCAGAGACAGCCAGTGCAAATACATCTGGGGTGCAA aggCAGGAGGCTCAGAGAAGCACTGCTATGAAAAGCTGAACACTGAGGGGACGGAGAAAGGAAATTGtgggaaagatggagagaagtGGATCCcctgcagtaaaca TGATGTGTTCTGTGGGTACCTGCTATGCACCAACATTGGTAGAAACCCCAGGATTGGGACACTGAAAGGCGACATCACCCCCACCACTTTCAACCATCAGGGACGACTGGTAGACTGCAG TGGTGGCCGTGTACTCTTGGATGATGACACTGATTTGGGTTACGTGGAGGACGGGACACCATGTGGCCCCTCCATGATGTGCCTTGAGAGGAAGTGTGTGCCTATCTCCTCCCTCAACCTTACAGCCTGTCCTTCCGGACCCAACGGACGCGTGTGCTCTACACATGGA GTGTGCAATAATGAAGCCACATGCACCTGCGACGCCACCTGGGCTGGGACAGACTGCAGCATGCACGACCCGCCGAAAGAACCACCCGCCGTTGAAGACGAGGGTCCCAAGG GTCCTAGCGCCACCAACCTTATCATAGGCTCCATCGCGGGGGCCATCCTGATGGCAGCCATAGTGCTGGGGGGGACGGGATGGGGATTTAA GGTGAAAGTATGA
- the adam23a gene encoding disintegrin and metalloproteinase domain-containing protein 23 isoform X3, whose product MRLIFHPSLLASVLIALLPSFSSASLVSVENEVVDERGSATLWQDATTAPETKSNGNATSRQDKEVAITYPSRLVYYVNEEAESAYHDLDTRARNQATEGQTIHLAQASFQLDAFGSTFTLDLALNNDLLSSNYVEIHYEKDKPVFSKGGEHCYYHGKVRGKEASHVALSTCNGLHGMFDDGVFVYLIAPLNQTQPPGTGPRPHTLHRTSSLRMGRDPADLASEDQGEDEEEEEQILSDMPWLRRRRKRAVPQKVFDEIKYLEIMIVSDHNTFKRHKSKKHTRNFAKSVVNLVDAIFKEQLNTRVVLVAVEIWTDRDRIPLSVKPLDMLKDFSKYRQQNIGVNADAVHLFTNVTFHYGRSSMAYIGGVCSIGRGVGVNEFGSTWTMAASLSQSLAQNLGIQWDPVSRRKECGCMDSWVGCIMEDTGVQHPRRFSKCSITDFKNFLLKGGASCLFNRPNKLFEATECGNGYVEVGEECDCGTRMECYKDCCKKCSLSNGAHCSDGPCCNSTCLFLPRGYGCRYSVNDCDISESCSGDSGQCPPNLHKQDGYPCQLNQGRCYGGECKTRDSQCKYIWGAKAGGSEKHCYEKLNTEGTEKGNCGKDGEKWIPCSKHDVFCGYLLCTNIGRNPRIGTLKGDITPTTFNHQGRLVDCSGGRVLLDDDTDLGYVEDGTPCGPSMMCLERKCVPISSLNLTACPSGPNGRVCSTHGVCNNEATCTCDATWAGTDCSMHDPPKEPPAVEDEGPKVSVATNRLIGAVAGTILALGVIFGGTGWGIENVKKRRYDPNASAI is encoded by the exons ATGCGTCTGATATTCCATCCGAGTCTGCTCGCTAGCGTCTTAATTGCACTGCTGCCTTCGTTTTCCTCCGCTTCCCTGG TTTCCGTGGAGAATGAGGTTGTCGATGAGAGAGGGTCTGCGACACTGTGGCAAGATGCGACGACAGCACCGGAGACTAAGAGCAATGGGAACGCTACAAGCAGACAGGACAAGGAGGTGGCCATCACGTACCCCTCACGCTTGGTCTACTACGTGAATGAGGAAGCGGAGAGCGCATACCATGACTTGGACACTCGCGCACGAAACCAGGCCACTGAAGGCCAG ACCATCCACTTGGCACAGGCAAGCTTCCAGCTGGATGCCTTTGGTTCTACTTTTACTCTGGATCTTGCGCTAAACAA tgatctGCTGTCCTCCAATTATGTTGAGATCCACTATGAAAAAGACAAACCAGTTTTCTCAAAG GGAGGTGAGCACTGCTACTACCATGGTAAAGTGAGAGGGAAAGAGGCCTCTCATGTGGCTCTGTCTACTTGCAACGGGCTCCA TGGAATGTTTGATGATGGAGTGTTTGTCTACCTCATCGCGCCCCTGAACCAGACTCAACCTCCG GGCACGGGGCCGAGGCCCCACACCTTGCATCGGACATCGTCACTCCGTATGGGCCGCGACCCTGCTGATTTAG CTTCTGAGGACCAGggggaggatgaggaggaggaagaacagATCTTGTCCGACATGCCTTGGCTCAGGCGGCGCAGGAAACGAGCG GTACCACAGAAGGTGTTCGATGAGATCAAGTACCTGGAGATCATGATAGTCAGCGACCACAACACG TTTAAGAGacataaaagcaaaaagcaTACGAGGAACTTTGCCAAATCAGTGGTGAACCTTGTAGACGCT ATATTTAAGGAACAGCTTAACACGCGTGTGGTGTTGGTTGCCGTTGAGATCTGGACAGATAGGGACAGGATTCCTCTCAGTGTCAAGCCTCTGGACATGCTGAAAGATTTCTCCAAGTACCGGCAGCAGAACATCGGCGTCAACGCAGATGCTGTTCACCTGTTCAC GAATGTCACATTTCATTACGGCCGCAGCAGCATGGCCTACATCGGAGGAGTATGTTCTATCGGAAGAGGAGTAGGGGTTAACGAG TTTGGCAGCACATGGACGATGGCTGCCTCTCTCTCCCAGAGCCTGGCACAGAATCTGGGCATCCAGTGGGACCCTGTTAGCAGGAGAA AGGAGTGCGGTTGCATGGATTCCTGGGTGGGATGCATAATGGAGGATActgg AGTGCAGCATCCTCGCAGGTTCTCAAAATGCAGTATCACAGACTTTAAGAACTTCCTGCTCAAGGGAGGAGCTTCCTGTCTTTTCAACAGACCCAACAAG CTCTTTGAGGCTACAGAATGTGGCAATGGGTATGTAGAGGTGGGAGAGGAGTGTGACTGTGGAACCAGGATG GAGTGCTATAAAGACTGCTGTAAGAAGTGCTCTCTGTCTAATGGTGCTCACTGCAGTGATGGGCCGTGCTGCAACAGCACCTGTCTG TTCCTTCCACGGGGCTATGGCTGCCGCTACTCTGTGAATGACTGTGATATTTCAGAGTCTTGTTCAGGAGATTCAGGACAG TGTCCTCCCAACCTACACAAGCAGGACGGGTACCCCTGTCAGCTCAACCAG GGCCGCTGTTATGGGGGTGAATGCAAGACCAGAGACAGCCAGTGCAAATACATCTGGGGTGCAA aggCAGGAGGCTCAGAGAAGCACTGCTATGAAAAGCTGAACACTGAGGGGACGGAGAAAGGAAATTGtgggaaagatggagagaagtGGATCCcctgcagtaaaca TGATGTGTTCTGTGGGTACCTGCTATGCACCAACATTGGTAGAAACCCCAGGATTGGGACACTGAAAGGCGACATCACCCCCACCACTTTCAACCATCAGGGACGACTGGTAGACTGCAG TGGTGGCCGTGTACTCTTGGATGATGACACTGATTTGGGTTACGTGGAGGACGGGACACCATGTGGCCCCTCCATGATGTGCCTTGAGAGGAAGTGTGTGCCTATCTCCTCCCTCAACCTTACAGCCTGTCCTTCCGGACCCAACGGACGCGTGTGCTCTACACATGGA GTGTGCAATAATGAAGCCACATGCACCTGCGACGCCACCTGGGCTGGGACAGACTGCAGCATGCACGACCCGCCGAAAGAACCACCCGCCGTTGAAGACGAGGGTCCCAAGG TGAGCGTGGCCACTAACAGGCTGATAGGGGCAGTGGCAGGGACCATTCTGGCCCTGGGGGTGATTTTTGGAGGCACTGGGTGGGGAATAGA AAACGTCAAAAAAAGACGGTACGACCCCAACGCCAGTGCCATATAA
- the adam23a gene encoding disintegrin and metalloproteinase domain-containing protein 23 isoform X2 — protein MRLIFHPSLLASVLIALLPSFSSASLVSVENEVVDERGSATLWQDATTAPETKSNGNATSRQDKEVAITYPSRLVYYVNEEAESAYHDLDTRARNQATEGQTIHLAQASFQLDAFGSTFTLDLALNNDLLSSNYVEIHYEKDKPVFSKGGEHCYYHGKVRGKEASHVALSTCNGLHGMFDDGVFVYLIAPLNQTQPPGTGPRPHTLHRTSSLRMGRDPADLASEDQGEDEEEEEQILSDMPWLRRRRKRAVPQKVFDEIKYLEIMIVSDHNTFKRHKSKKHTRNFAKSVVNLVDAIFKEQLNTRVVLVAVEIWTDRDRIPLSVKPLDMLKDFSKYRQQNIGVNADAVHLFTNVTFHYGRSSMAYIGGVCSIGRGVGVNEFGSTWTMAASLSQSLAQNLGIQWDPVSRRKECGCMDSWVGCIMEDTGVQHPRRFSKCSITDFKNFLLKGGASCLFNRPNKLFEATECGNGYVEVGEECDCGTRMECYKDCCKKCSLSNGAHCSDGPCCNSTCLFLPRGYGCRYSVNDCDISESCSGDSGQCPPNLHKQDGYPCQLNQGRCYGGECKTRDSQCKYIWGAKAGGSEKHCYEKLNTEGTEKGNCGKDGEKWIPCSKHDVFCGYLLCTNIGRNPRIGTLKGDITPTTFNHQGRLVDCSGGRVLLDDDTDLGYVEDGTPCGPSMMCLERKCVPISSLNLTACPSGPNGRVCSTHGVCNNEATCTCDATWAGTDCSMHDPPKEPPAVEDEGPKGPSATNLIIGSIAGAILMAAIVLGGTGWGFKNVKKRRYDPNASAI, from the exons ATGCGTCTGATATTCCATCCGAGTCTGCTCGCTAGCGTCTTAATTGCACTGCTGCCTTCGTTTTCCTCCGCTTCCCTGG TTTCCGTGGAGAATGAGGTTGTCGATGAGAGAGGGTCTGCGACACTGTGGCAAGATGCGACGACAGCACCGGAGACTAAGAGCAATGGGAACGCTACAAGCAGACAGGACAAGGAGGTGGCCATCACGTACCCCTCACGCTTGGTCTACTACGTGAATGAGGAAGCGGAGAGCGCATACCATGACTTGGACACTCGCGCACGAAACCAGGCCACTGAAGGCCAG ACCATCCACTTGGCACAGGCAAGCTTCCAGCTGGATGCCTTTGGTTCTACTTTTACTCTGGATCTTGCGCTAAACAA tgatctGCTGTCCTCCAATTATGTTGAGATCCACTATGAAAAAGACAAACCAGTTTTCTCAAAG GGAGGTGAGCACTGCTACTACCATGGTAAAGTGAGAGGGAAAGAGGCCTCTCATGTGGCTCTGTCTACTTGCAACGGGCTCCA TGGAATGTTTGATGATGGAGTGTTTGTCTACCTCATCGCGCCCCTGAACCAGACTCAACCTCCG GGCACGGGGCCGAGGCCCCACACCTTGCATCGGACATCGTCACTCCGTATGGGCCGCGACCCTGCTGATTTAG CTTCTGAGGACCAGggggaggatgaggaggaggaagaacagATCTTGTCCGACATGCCTTGGCTCAGGCGGCGCAGGAAACGAGCG GTACCACAGAAGGTGTTCGATGAGATCAAGTACCTGGAGATCATGATAGTCAGCGACCACAACACG TTTAAGAGacataaaagcaaaaagcaTACGAGGAACTTTGCCAAATCAGTGGTGAACCTTGTAGACGCT ATATTTAAGGAACAGCTTAACACGCGTGTGGTGTTGGTTGCCGTTGAGATCTGGACAGATAGGGACAGGATTCCTCTCAGTGTCAAGCCTCTGGACATGCTGAAAGATTTCTCCAAGTACCGGCAGCAGAACATCGGCGTCAACGCAGATGCTGTTCACCTGTTCAC GAATGTCACATTTCATTACGGCCGCAGCAGCATGGCCTACATCGGAGGAGTATGTTCTATCGGAAGAGGAGTAGGGGTTAACGAG TTTGGCAGCACATGGACGATGGCTGCCTCTCTCTCCCAGAGCCTGGCACAGAATCTGGGCATCCAGTGGGACCCTGTTAGCAGGAGAA AGGAGTGCGGTTGCATGGATTCCTGGGTGGGATGCATAATGGAGGATActgg AGTGCAGCATCCTCGCAGGTTCTCAAAATGCAGTATCACAGACTTTAAGAACTTCCTGCTCAAGGGAGGAGCTTCCTGTCTTTTCAACAGACCCAACAAG CTCTTTGAGGCTACAGAATGTGGCAATGGGTATGTAGAGGTGGGAGAGGAGTGTGACTGTGGAACCAGGATG GAGTGCTATAAAGACTGCTGTAAGAAGTGCTCTCTGTCTAATGGTGCTCACTGCAGTGATGGGCCGTGCTGCAACAGCACCTGTCTG TTCCTTCCACGGGGCTATGGCTGCCGCTACTCTGTGAATGACTGTGATATTTCAGAGTCTTGTTCAGGAGATTCAGGACAG TGTCCTCCCAACCTACACAAGCAGGACGGGTACCCCTGTCAGCTCAACCAG GGCCGCTGTTATGGGGGTGAATGCAAGACCAGAGACAGCCAGTGCAAATACATCTGGGGTGCAA aggCAGGAGGCTCAGAGAAGCACTGCTATGAAAAGCTGAACACTGAGGGGACGGAGAAAGGAAATTGtgggaaagatggagagaagtGGATCCcctgcagtaaaca TGATGTGTTCTGTGGGTACCTGCTATGCACCAACATTGGTAGAAACCCCAGGATTGGGACACTGAAAGGCGACATCACCCCCACCACTTTCAACCATCAGGGACGACTGGTAGACTGCAG TGGTGGCCGTGTACTCTTGGATGATGACACTGATTTGGGTTACGTGGAGGACGGGACACCATGTGGCCCCTCCATGATGTGCCTTGAGAGGAAGTGTGTGCCTATCTCCTCCCTCAACCTTACAGCCTGTCCTTCCGGACCCAACGGACGCGTGTGCTCTACACATGGA GTGTGCAATAATGAAGCCACATGCACCTGCGACGCCACCTGGGCTGGGACAGACTGCAGCATGCACGACCCGCCGAAAGAACCACCCGCCGTTGAAGACGAGGGTCCCAAGG GTCCTAGCGCCACCAACCTTATCATAGGCTCCATCGCGGGGGCCATCCTGATGGCAGCCATAGTGCTGGGGGGGACGGGATGGGGATTTAA AAACGTCAAAAAAAGACGGTACGACCCCAACGCCAGTGCCATATAA